In Amblyraja radiata isolate CabotCenter1 chromosome 30, sAmbRad1.1.pri, whole genome shotgun sequence, a single window of DNA contains:
- the LOC116989806 gene encoding butyrophilin subfamily 3 member A1-like yields the protein MDRIRNDAVAVTLDPNTAHPMLQVSPDLVTVRCVKGRAITSGDRGVLEPILSVMGKPPLRDEEGITSGRCYWVVEVGSNSEWDLGVASNDAEKRARTTLRPEGGVWSIGCHQKVFRVNDANSKRISIHPATQEKIQMIGVYVDYGEGKVLFCDDSTGSHLHSFSDCTFKGGLLPFFNVSASGNALTICPVVHVA from the exons ATGGACAGAATCAGAAACGATGCTG TTGCTGTGACCCTGGACCCCAACACTGCCCACCCGATGCTCCAGGTATCACCTGACCTGGTCACGGTGCGCTGTGTTAAGGGGCGGGCGATCACTTCTGGAGACAGAGGGGTGTTGGAGCCCATTCTCTCAGTGATGGGGAAGCCACCTCTCAGAGATGAGGAAGGGATCACCTCTGGCCGGTGCTACTGGGTGGTGGAGGTGGGCAGCAACTCTGAATGGGACCTGGGAGTTGCCTCCAACGATGCGGAGAAGAGGGCCAGGACCACGCTGAGACCCGAGGGAGGGGTCTGGTCCATCGGGTGCCACCAGAAGGTGTTCAGGGTCAACGACGCCAATTCCAAGCGGATCTCCATCCACCCAGCCACCCAGGAGAAGATCCAGATGATCGGCGTATATGTTGACTATGGCGAGGGCAAGGTCCTGTTCTGTGATGACAGCACTGGCTCTCACCTCCACTCCTTCAGCGATTGTACGTTCAAGGGGGGGCTCCTCCCCTTCTTCAACGTATCTGCTTCAGGGAACGCACTGACGATTTGTCCAGTTGTCCATGTTGCATGA
- the LOC116989800 gene encoding E3 ubiquitin-protein ligase TRIM39-like — protein MLVVDGSLPIEKFDRTFFYNMALRETSDIINRVSVTLDVETAHAWLEVSEDRKRVRCTGTERSLPDTGKRFTGWWCVLGSEGFTSGRHYWEVEVAGSRVWSLGVAAESVERKGRVILTPETGVWSIWRQDDEFDADTDPLSPLTARPIPGRVGVYLSYESGTVSFYDADTKSHLHTFTGNKFTEKLYPFFWPCDDNWLRNCSGSAPGVGNVNVGRVK, from the exons ATGTTGGTGGTAGATGGCTCGTTGCCCATTGAAAAGTTCGATCGCACCTTTTTCTACAACATGGCATTGAGAGAAACATCTGATATCATCAACCGAG tctccgtcaccctggatgtggaaacagcgcatgcgtggctcgaggtgtctgaggatcggaagagggtgagatgtaCCGGGACcgagaggagtctccctgacaccgggaagaggtttacaggctggtggtgtgtgctgggatcggagggattcacatcggggagacattactgggaggtggaggtggcggggagtcgggtctggagtctgggagtcgccgcagagtctgtggagaggaagggacGGGTCatactgaccccggagactggagtctggagcatctggCGGCAGGATGACGAGTTTGATGCAGATACcgaccctctatcccctctcaccgcccgtcccatccccgggagggtgggagtttatctcagttacgagtccgggacagtttcattttacgacgcggacaccaagtcccatctccacaccttcactgggaataaattcacggagaaactttatcctttcttctggcCTTGCGATGACAACTGGCTGAGAaactgctccggttccgctccgggtgt agggaatgtaaatgtgggaagagtgaaataa